CATTTTCTGGCAAAGGAGCCTTAGTGACTCAAAAATATCTTCATCAGGACCAAAGCGAGCCACGATCATTCTTGATACATCTGTGGAAAAGGCCTGCACTTCTGAATCCCTCCCTTACATCATGCTCTTTACGCCCTCATAAATTTTGTCGGCAGTAACACGATAGGCCTGCTCTAAAGGTTTGGCAAAGGGAATGGGGGTAAAGGGGGCTCCAATTCGAAGGATGGGGGCATCAAGATAGTCGAGACCTTCCTCTGCGACAATGGCCGCTATCTCACCACCAACGCCACCCTGCTTTACCGCTTCGTGGGCTATGGCAAGACGATTCGTTTTCGCTACAGAATTTAAAATCGTTTTCTTATCTATAGGTGAAATGGTTCTTAGGTCGACAAGCTCTACATTTATTCCCTCTTTTTCAAGCTTTTCCGCTGCCTGGACAGCCAGATTCATAGTCATGGAATAAGAAACAAGGGTTACATCTGTACCCTCTTTAATGACTTTCGCCTTTCCTATGGGAGTAAAAAACTCTTCCTCGGGAACTTCTCCCTTCATGCTGAATAAAGCCTTGTGCTCAAAGTAAATAACAGGATTGTCATCGCGAATCGCGGACTTTAGAAGCCCCTTTGCATCGGCTGGATTTGAAGGAATCACAACTTTCAATCCCGGAATATGCTGGAACCACGCCTCTACACTCTGGGAATGCTGAGCCGCAGCCTGATTAATAAGCCCATCTGGAGCCCGAAGAACCATGGGAAGAGTCTTTTGTCCTCCAAACATATAGTGGACCTTGGCCATCTGGTTAAACACTTCATCCATACAAACGCCAATAAAATCAGCGAAATGCATATCTGCAACAGGACGCATCCCCGCAAGGGCCGCTCCTACCGCTGCCCCCACAATAGCCGTTTCAGAGATGGGGGTGTCTCTAACTCGTTCTGTACCAAATTTGTCAGGGAGACCTTTAAACTGTCCAAAAATGCCACCCTGCCTGGCAATGTCTTCTCCCATGACGAAGACGGTTTCATCATGAAGCATTTCTTCTTCCATGGCTTCAAGGGTCGCCTGAGAAAAGCTGATAATCTTCATTATTCATTCACCGCCCTATACATAG
This region of Aminobacterium colombiense DSM 12261 genomic DNA includes:
- a CDS encoding alpha-ketoacid dehydrogenase subunit beta — its product is MKIISFSQATLEAMEEEMLHDETVFVMGEDIARQGGIFGQFKGLPDKFGTERVRDTPISETAIVGAAVGAALAGMRPVADMHFADFIGVCMDEVFNQMAKVHYMFGGQKTLPMVLRAPDGLINQAAAQHSQSVEAWFQHIPGLKVVIPSNPADAKGLLKSAIRDDNPVIYFEHKALFSMKGEVPEEEFFTPIGKAKVIKEGTDVTLVSYSMTMNLAVQAAEKLEKEGINVELVDLRTISPIDKKTILNSVAKTNRLAIAHEAVKQGGVGGEIAAIVAEEGLDYLDAPILRIGAPFTPIPFAKPLEQAYRVTADKIYEGVKSMM